One genomic window of Arvicola amphibius chromosome 4, mArvAmp1.2, whole genome shotgun sequence includes the following:
- the LOC119813109 gene encoding olfactory receptor 1P1-like: MARGNQTSTFEFLLWGLSEQPEQQHILFLLFLWMYLVTVAGNLLIVLAIVTDVQLHTPMYFFLASLSCDDILFTSTTVPKALVNIHSQSRTISYAGCLVQLYFFLTFGDMDIFLLATMAYDRFVAICHPLHYTMIMSFRRCSLLVTACWTLTNLVAMTHTFLMFHLSFCSKKVIPDFYCDLGPLMKIACSDTRINELVLLFLGGAVILIPFLLILVSYIRIVSAILRVPSAQGRRKAFSTCGSHLAVVALCFGTVIKAYLCPSSSSSNSVVEDTAATVMYTVVTPLLNPFIYSLRNRDMKGALVRILRGKIFFS, translated from the coding sequence ATGGCAAGAGGGAACCAGACCAGCACCTTTGAGTTCCTCCTCTGGGGACTCTCAGAGCAGCCAGAGCAGCAGCAcatcctcttcctgctcttcctgtggATGTACTTGGTCACCGTGGCTGGCAATTTGCTCATTGTCCTGGCCATTGTTACTGATGTACAactccacactcccatgtacttcttcctggcCAGCCTGTCCTGTGATGACATCCTTTTCACCTCTACCACGGTACCCAAGGCCCTGGTGAACATCCACTCCCAGAGCAGGACCATCTCCTATGCAGGATGCCTGGTCCAGCTCTACTTCTTTTTAACCTTTGGAGACATGGACATCTTCCTCCTGGCCACAATGGCCTATGACCGATTTGTGGCCATTTGTCACCCTCTGCACTACACAATGATCATGAGCTTCAGGCGTTGTTCACTCTTGGTGACAGCCTGCTGGACCCTTACAAATCTTGTTGCCATGACACACACCTTCCTCATGTTCCATCTCTCCTTCTGTTCCAAGAAGGTCATTCCAGATTTCTACTGTGACCTGGGCCCCCTAATGAAGATTGCTTGCTCTGACACCCGAATTAATGAGCTTGTGCTTCTCTTCTTGGGGGGTGCAGTCATATTAATCCCCTTTTTGCTCATCCTTGTGTCTTACATTCGCATTGTATCAGCTATCCTCAGAGTCCCTTCTGCCCAGGGGAGGCGCAAGGCCTTTTCTACCTGTGGGTCCCACCTTGCTGTGGTGGCCCTGTGCTTTGGAACAGTGATAAAGGCTTATCTGTGcccctcatcctcatcctccaactcagtggtagaggacACAGCAGCTACTGTCATGTATACAGTGGTAACTCCTTTACTGAACCCCTTCATTTACAGCCTTCGGAACAGAGACATGAAGGGGGCACTGGTCAGAATTCTCAGGGGCAAAATCTTCTTCTCTTGA